In Rhodopirellula islandica, the sequence GATTCCGATCGCCAAGATCACTGCCGACAACACACTTCCGACGAACACAAACAGCCCACCGCCGTCGCTCAGAAAAGCTCCCCATCCAGCGTCCGCGTTCGTTGCTGCCAACAACGCTCGTGGGGCACTGATGGCGATGGCCCATCTCGAGTCGTCCCCGCTTATCGACGCCGCGATTTCCCCCGCCGCAACCAACAGCAACAACACCAAGACCGTCAACGCGATCGACTGAAACGTTTTCTCGCGCCACAACGCGACCACCACTCCAACCGCGGCGGACACGACCACACTGACAATCGTGACCGCAAAAACGGCAAAGACTTGCCCTGGTGCGACCCCGCCCAACAACGGCAACGTCAGAAACAAAGGCAGCGAAATGACGCACAAGGCGAAAGGCGACAGCAATGTGGCAGCCGCTTTTCCCCCCACGATTTCGAAGCCAGACAATCGAGTCATCAGCATCAGGATCAGCGTTCGGCGATCCTTTTCCTGAGCCACGCTGCTGGCTGCTCCCACCGCCGCCAAAGCCGACAAGATCACCAACTGAAGCGGAGCGAGCAAACGAAACATCCAGCCGCCAAACTTGGCCGCGTCCGCGTTGGCTGCCAGAGAACGCGAACCGTCCAGCACCAAATAACCCGTGCACAGCAACAAAAACAGTGCCATCAAATAGACACTGCGAGTGACATAGGTTGCCGGTCGCTTGGGAACGACGGAGGCTTCTCGTTGAAAAACGGGGCCGAGCATGACTGGGATCAAACCGTGAGGCGATTGCCGAAAGAGGGTGCCGAGTGGATTCACGTGCGGACGCAGTCTAATGCATCACCACCCAATCGAGAATCAAGTCGGTATGCATTCACCCCGAGAATGGTTCGATTCGGCATCGAAATTCACCCCTCCGTGGACTGCAGGACGCCGCGCCGCTCCATTTCAGCGATGATCTGAGACGCCTGATCATGCGGCGTCTGGTCTGCCTGCCATTTCAGGTGGATCTCGGGCGAGGGAGGCACATCGTAAGGATCGCTGATCCCCGTGAAATTCTTGATCTCGCCAGCCATGGCTTTCTGATACAGCCCCTTGGGATCTCGCTGTTTACAAACGTCTAGCGGCGTGTCGACGAAGACTTCCAAGAAATCACCAGCCCGACCGCTGCTCTCAATCGTCTTCCGCACCCGATCTCGATCCCGTTGGTAGGGACTGACAAAGGCAGCCAACGTGATCACGCCCGCGGACGCGAACAGTTCCGTCACCGCTCCGATTCGGCGAATGTTTTCTTCCCGATCCGTCGGACCGAATCCCAACCCAAATCGATCCGCGAATTCCTCGCCATGCTCGCTTTTCAAAACCGCAGGAGGCGCACACAAACCATGACGCACATTGTCGCCATCCAACAGCGTGCAGGTCGCGCCACGCTGAATCAACAATCGATCCAACTCATTCGCGATCGTGCTCTTCCCACATCCGCTCAGCCCAGTGAACCAAACCACCACCCCTCGTTGCCCCAACTTCGATTCCCGGTCTTCGCGAGAAACGGTCTGCGTGTGCCAAACGATATTCTTCTGAACATCATCCTTGGCGTCGCTGGTGGCGGAAGGTTGGTCCGTGTTGGGCTGGCTCATGAATCGGTTCGGAAAGTTGGATCGATTTGGAAAGAAAGGCGAGTCAAGCAGCTCCAATTCGCTGGGGGCTATTGCGAGCCGGCACGTCAACATCGCCTTCGCATGCGTTGGACGCCGCCCCCATCTTAACTGGACAGCGATACTTTCGTGAGCGGCGAGACGTGAGCCGCTGGATGAATCAAGTGCCGTAACGCTTTCGGAAGCAATCACGATGCATCCGAGCCAGAATTTCATGGGATGTCCACCCGGCAACCTGAGTGAGATTGACCAATCGCCCCAGCAAATCGGCGTACAACGTCATCGGTTCTGTCCCCAAATCCCAACCCGCCGCGTACAGACATCGAACCGCTTCGGCATGCTGACCGCTAGCAGTGTTCTGGTCCGCACGCTCCAGAAAGAAGGTGGTCAAACGACTCCGCACCGAACCACCCTCCCGGTTCTGCAAGCAGTCGAGGTACTCGGACATAGAAACCGACGCGGGCACAGCATTGGCAGGTGGTTTGGCCTTGGACTGATCGATCGATGTGTCCCCTGACTCGGGCCGCAACTTGCTCTCGTGAGACATCCAATAGGCACCAAACTTGGCCATCCCTTCGGCTCCCGACGTTGCCCAGTGAGTCCGCAACCGGACGCTCTGGTCAGTGAACACACTGCACCGCATCGACGCCCAAAACGCCACCGCCGCGCCACTGAAATCCTCGCGTTGCATGCGGCAATACCCCAGCAACTCGGCCGCCCAAGCCAACTCCGGTGCCAACGCGTGAGTGCGTTCACAAAGGCTCTCGATCCGCGACCAATTCTGTTGGGCTGGGTCCATCGCGCCCGGCTGAACGGCCCCTTCGTCTTGCAACCGATTGGCGATCTCCACGGGCAACGTCCGTAAATCAAACCCCCACCGCATGATGTCATTCCAGGCGAGACCCATTCGGTTGGCATCAGCCGGCATCAAGTGCCGCGTCAATTCGTTGCTCAACTCGTCGATCACCAACTGGCAACCGATCGCAACACCGCACACACCCGCGTTCAACAAATCGTCGATCCAGCCCGTGCCTTCGGACTGCCAGCGTTGCTCCTGGGCGATCGGACGCACCCCCTCCGGCAACCACCGTGTCATCCAATCCTGCCAAGCATTCGTTCCCGGCTGAACCGAACGAGCGTTGTCCATCGGCGAAGGAATCGCGTGCCGATGATCGCTGGCAGGCAAAAACGGCAAAATCTGATCGAACAACAAGGCCTCGGCCAGAGAGTTCCCCCAGGGCAGCCAATCGCCGCCACCGTGGTACCAATGACACAAATCGTAAGCAGCTCCCCCCGCCGCGTTTTCCCCGTCAGACAGTCGCAAGCAGAGCCAATCCCCCGCATGACTTCCCACCAAAGGCAGAAAATTGGGAGGCATCAAGGGCGGCCAGACCGGATCAGGAACGGACTTGAGCAACGTTTCCGGCGAAACGGCCACGACGAATTCGCCATTTCCGGGAGACCGCCACACCTCGTCGTCAAACCAGGACGCCAAGTCCGGCTGCAGCGTCACCGCAAATCGTTCCTGCAGTTGATCGGACCATTTCGGCGCAGCATCAAGCGACTGACCTGATTGAACCGAAGCGT encodes:
- the cysC gene encoding adenylyl-sulfate kinase, yielding MSQPNTDQPSATSDAKDDVQKNIVWHTQTVSREDRESKLGQRGVVVWFTGLSGCGKSTIANELDRLLIQRGATCTLLDGDNVRHGLCAPPAVLKSEHGEEFADRFGLGFGPTDREENIRRIGAVTELFASAGVITLAAFVSPYQRDRDRVRKTIESSGRAGDFLEVFVDTPLDVCKQRDPKGLYQKAMAGEIKNFTGISDPYDVPPSPEIHLKWQADQTPHDQASQIIAEMERRGVLQSTEG
- a CDS encoding SMI1/KNR4 family protein → MSDPLDDAETPSGPNASVQSGQSLDAAPKWSDQLQERFAVTLQPDLASWFDDEVWRSPGNGEFVVAVSPETLLKSVPDPVWPPLMPPNFLPLVGSHAGDWLCLRLSDGENAAGGAAYDLCHWYHGGGDWLPWGNSLAEALLFDQILPFLPASDHRHAIPSPMDNARSVQPGTNAWQDWMTRWLPEGVRPIAQEQRWQSEGTGWIDDLLNAGVCGVAIGCQLVIDELSNELTRHLMPADANRMGLAWNDIMRWGFDLRTLPVEIANRLQDEGAVQPGAMDPAQQNWSRIESLCERTHALAPELAWAAELLGYCRMQREDFSGAAVAFWASMRCSVFTDQSVRLRTHWATSGAEGMAKFGAYWMSHESKLRPESGDTSIDQSKAKPPANAVPASVSMSEYLDCLQNREGGSVRSRLTTFFLERADQNTASGQHAEAVRCLYAAGWDLGTEPMTLYADLLGRLVNLTQVAGWTSHEILARMHRDCFRKRYGT